A region of Athene noctua chromosome 12, bAthNoc1.hap1.1, whole genome shotgun sequence DNA encodes the following proteins:
- the FNDC9 gene encoding fibronectin type III domain-containing protein 9 has protein sequence MNIEVHNITYTSATVSWAMNNPCPENYYHVMYRPNWNSVFAGYLRQNFHREERVPHPLSSLVLHRLTPSTIYVLCITCKNSYPSSNHCTTFHTLDKTPLVFGDSKHEPTTSMWMVSSLLLLCFTALLAYGCLQFWSARCRRAARLKHPDASPEEVGEGSSSPEGPLNDGLREELLEVPMTTVLVRSSSFIRESPYSSPHCFFSYKNSDDKRAILPQHGLQ, from the coding sequence ATGAACATCGAAGTGCACAACATCACTTACACCAGTGCCACCGTCTCTTGGGCCATGAACAACCCCTGTCCAGAGAACTACTACCACGTCATGTATCGCCCTAACTGGAACAGCGTCTTCGCTGGCTACTTACGCCAAAACTTCCACCGTGAGGAGCGAGTTCCTCACCCCCTCAGCTCCCTCGTCCTCCACCGACTCACACCATCCACCATCTATGTCCTCTGCATCACGTGCAAGAACTCTTACCCCTCCAGCAACCACTGCACCACCTTCCACACTCTGGACAAAACCCCTCTGGTTTTCGGTGACTCTAAGCATGAACCTACCACCTCCATGTGGATGGTGAGCagcctgctgctcctctgcttcactgctcTCCTGGCCTACGGCTGCCTGCAGTTCTGGTCTGCACGGTGCCGCCGGGCTGCGAGGCTGAAGCACCCTGATGCCAGCCCCGAAGAAGTGGGCGAAGGCAGCAGCTCGCCAGAGGGGCCACTGAACGACGGACTGAGAGAGGAGCTTCTGGAGGTCCCCATGACCACAGTGCTAGTGAGGAGCTCCAGTTTCATAAGGGAGAGTCCATATAGCTCCCcccactgctttttttcctataaaaacaGCGATGATAAAAGGGCCATCTTGCCGCAGCATGGCCTGCAATGA